From one Macaca nemestrina isolate mMacNem1 chromosome 3, mMacNem.hap1, whole genome shotgun sequence genomic stretch:
- the LOC139362134 gene encoding double homeobox protein 4C-like, with amino-acid sequence MALPTPADGALPEEARGRGRRRRLVWTPSQREALRACFERNPYPGIATREELAQAIGIPEPGVQIWFQNERSRQLRQHRRESRPWPGKRGPQEGRRKWTAVTRSQTALLLRAFQQDRFPGIATREELARETGLPESRIQIWFQNRRARHPGQGGRASAHAGGLCNAAPGGCPPVPSPVAFTHTGAWGTGLRAPHMPCAPGALPQGAFVSQGAGAVAPLQPSQAAQAAGIPQPAPARGDWDFAYAALAPPEGALSHPQTPRGWPPRPSQSPGDQGPQRHSLPGPCSVGQPGPARAEPPGQGVLTPPTSQGSPWWGWGQGWEIPAACAAWLGWSGATAPAPWLKKARCGRAPGAQGMWGAGSPVPHAPVWVKAAD; translated from the coding sequence atggctctcccgacacctGCCGACGGCGCCCTCCCAGAGGaagcccgaggacgaggacggcgaaggagactcgtttggaccccgagccagagggaggccctgcgagcctgctttgagcggaacccgtacccgggaatcgccaccagggaagagctggcccaggccatcggcattccggagcccggggtccagatttggtttcagaacgagagatcgcgccagctgaggcagcaccggcgggaatctcggccctggcccgggaaacgcggcccgcaagaaggcaggcgaaagtggaccgccgtcacccggtcccagaccgccctgctcctgcgagccttccagcaggatcgctttccaggcatcgccacccgggaagaactggccagagagacgggcctcccggagtcccggattcagatttggtttcagaaccggagggccaggcacccgggccagggtggcaGGGCAtcggcgcacgcaggcggcctGTGCAACGCGGCCCCCGGGGGGTGTCCCCCCGTTCCCTCGCCGGTggccttcacccacaccggggcgtggggAACGGGGCTTCGCGCACCCCACATGCCCTGCGCGCCCGGGGCTCTCCCACAGGGGGCTTTCGTGagccagggagcaggggctgtCGCCCCGctccagcccagccaggctgcgcaggcagcagggatccCCCAACCTGCCCCGGCACGCGGGGATTGGGATTTTGCCTACGCCGCGCTGGCTcctccggaaggggcgctctcccaccctcagactccccgggggtggcctccgcgcccgagccaaaGCCCGGGGGACCAGGGCCCGCAGCgccacagcctgccgggcccttgctcggtgggacagcctgggcccgctcGAGCTGAGCCGCCGGGCCAGGGTGTGCTTACGCCtcccacgtcccaggggagtccgtggtggggctggggccagggttgggagatccctgctgcctgcgcagcctggctgggctggagcggggcgacggcccctgctccctggctcAAGAAAGCCCGCTGTGGTAGAGCCCCGGGCGCGCAGGGCATGTGGGGTGCGGGAAGCCCCGTTccccacgccccggtgtgggtgaaggcggCCGACTAG